In Danaus plexippus chromosome 17, MEX_DaPlex, whole genome shotgun sequence, one DNA window encodes the following:
- the LOC116771270 gene encoding uncharacterized protein LOC116771270 has product MKAYIYFVIVTSPLICVCRDEDKIAKACYWPNEIYEPCFGGCAEISCDNPRNHLRPCYPYCEPGCVCEEPYVRDDRTHQCVLPQDCSPTQMGIPVPSKRSGQLGNPAPKMVGRLPRSHIKRDNLQEISDVDASMSHVEDFRRAAEVSRMGNYFNIVIAPPPIKALQPRKTLQSDTQTNPGKSI; this is encoded by the exons ATGAAAgcgtacatatattttgtgattgTTACTTCTCCGTTAATATGTGTTTGTAGAGACGAAGATAAAATAGCCAAAG caTGTTATTGGCCAAATGAGATTTACGAGCCGTGTTTTGGTGGCTGTGCCGAGATCTCCTGCGACAATCCTCGTAACCACCTTCGTCCCTGCTACCCGTACTGCGAGCCAGGGTGCGTCTGCGAGGAGCCCTACGTCCGCGACGATCGTACCCATCAGTGCGTCTTACCGCAGGATTGTTCACC aacACAAATGGGGATTCCCGTACCTAGCAAGAGATCTGGTCAACTAGGAAACCCTGCACCGAAGATGGTGGGAAGATTACCGAGAAGCCACATTAAACGGGATAATTTACAAGAGATAAGTGACGTTGACGCTAGTATGAGTCACGTGGAGGATTTCAGACGAGCAGCGGAAGTGTCAAGAATGGGGAATTACTTCAACATTGTCATCGCCCCGCCTCCTATAAAAGCGCTACAACCAAGAAAAACTTTGCAGAGTGACACTCAAACAAATCCTGGCAAAAGTAtatga